AGATTTATAGTAATCAAATACCCTTGTCAATGGTTCATATGCCATTTCTAGATAATATGGATCTCCTGTCTGCATATAGGTCTGATATGGAAAAACAAAATAAGCGGATGTCCAGGTAATATCAAATCCAGCATTAGTGGCAATATCAGTAGAAATCCAAGGTACCACTGTAAATGGCTGCCCTTCTTCAGTAATGTCCAAATACATAGTTTTCATAAATGCTTCCGCTGTAGTATAATCATCCAACATAATTGCCGCAGATTCTTTAATAACGGAAGCATCCCCAGTCCAACCATTCTTTTCACGTTGTGGACAATCGGTATAATTGCTCATCATATTAGAACGTTGGGATTGGTAGTACATATCAAATACCTGATCCAAACGGTCATTGGAAGAATCAAAATAACCTGTTTGTGTTACATCATCGCTGACAAAGCAAGCGGTGAAATCATTCGGGTCAAATTCTCCCTGAACCCCCTCTACCGCTACATAACGGAACCCAGTATAGAAAAATCTAGGTTCAAAGCTATCTTCCCCTCCGGAAAGGGTATAACTACAATATGGGTGGTGGAAGGTTGATGTCCCGTTAATCGAACCATCTTCATTTAGCAATTCCGCATATTTTACAGAGATCGTGGAACCTTTTGGTCCAGTGGTATCTACTTTTACATAACCCTGCATATTTTTTCCGTAATCCAAAACATAATTGGTAGTTGGTTCAATAAAACCAGCCCATTTGGAAGAGTCTATTTTATCAAAATTATCCTCAGATACCACCTGCCCGTTTTGAGTAACACGTACATAATCCACTGTACTGCTTTCATCTATGGTTGTACGGAATCCCAATGGTCCTGTCGTACTACCTTCTGGAAGATCTACTTCATCCACTAAAATATCACCAATATAGGTAGCCACATGGTTGCCTTTTACTTCAATTTTCATATGTACCCAATCATTGATTGGATCAACCCCTGGTGTCCCAAAAATGCCTTTAATATCAGTCCAATCTCCTGGTCGATGCAGATAAAGCGCACCGTTGTTATCTGGTTTAATCTGCCACATACATGGGTTTGGATTTCCACTACCAAACAAAAATCCGAATACACTGTTAGTTTTTGCTGCTACCTCAACGGTATAATCCCCACTAAAAGATTGGTTGGAATAGAATGTACCACAGTTGGTTGGCAGAACCAACGCCCCATCTTCCGCATAGGGACGAGTTTTATCCACAGATGTACTTTCATGGACTGAAATTGGTTTAATTTCATCAATTACTTTTGTACCGCTGATAGAAGGGACTAAATCAGGAGAAGATGGAAAATTCCATTTTTCATAATCTACTGTATCGAAATTATCTTCAAAGATCACCTCTCCATTTTGTTCTACCCACATTTTGTCCAAATCAAAGGATTCATTTAAGGCCGCTCGCATTCCTATTGGACCAGTCGTTTCCCCTTCTCCTACAGTGGTGGTATGGATAGTGTTTCCATTGACAGAAGTTGTTACTGTTGTTCCTTGGATCGTAACGGCAACATCAATTGGAACGTCTTTTTTTATATCATCGCAAGGGATGGTATCTACTGTTGTCCACTGTCCTGGATGGTGGGCACGCAATACTCCTGCCCCTTCCACATTAAACTGCCACATGCCAGGGTTTGGATTTCCATGTCCAAATACTAACCCATACGCATTCTGTCTTGGAGTTACTGTTGCGTGAATGGTATAATCCCCACTAAAAGATTGTTTGCTGTAATAAATACCGCTATTGGAAGGGATACGTAATTGTCCATCCACAATAGTAGGTCCTGCTGGTAATGCGTTTGACCAGGTTTCATCCTCTACATAATCGTTAGTATCCCAACTGTCACGCAAATTGGCATTGACATCTTCCCCAGTAGATAAATTTTCTCGTGTAATTTCTGATTTTGCAGAAGCCCTCCAATTGGTATCAGTGGAGATCGTTTGGGTCGTACCATCTTTATAATAAATTTTTATCATACCAGCAGCACGGTCACCCAGCGAATTGACGCCGCTTACCATAACACCAATTGTATTTTTTCCGTCCTGCAAATAAGGCAAAATATCATAAGTATTATAATAACATTCTAAATCAGCAACCGGTTTTTTAGGTGCCAACACCATATCCCCTACTTTATTGCCATTCATTCGCAGCTCCATATAAGAAGTGCTACCGATATAAGAACGTGCCCGATCTATGTTTTCCAATGGCTGATCCAGCTCAAAGGTTTTTCTCAATAAACTGTCGGAAGCAATCCATTGCCCATCCACTTTTGCCGGAGCGGTTTCGATCGTTTTAGGATCACTCCAACTGGATTCTGTTCCACTTTGGTCCTTAATATTGACTTGATAGGTGTACACTGTTTCCGGCTTTAGCCCTTGTGGCCGGATACCTGTTTGTTGGTCTGATGTAACCCATCCACTGTCCCATACAATGGTATCTTTGCTATCCTTTACGATTACATGGTATTCGGACTGTACCATACCACGGTTTTCCGCATCAATTTCCCAACCAATCCGCACATTATCAGCATCAATTCCCAGATCATAGCGGGAACTTGTTTGAAAAGCAGATACCTCCAAACCGTCATCTTCCAATGCAAATGCTGGAAGCACTGTACCAATAACGGATACTGCCATCGTTGCAGAAAGCACAACGCTCAAAAGTCGTTTTAACTTCATATTTTCTTTTCCTCCTTGAACATAAAAGATAAGTTTATTATACCCTGCTATAAATTACATCACAATAGAATAAATAAACAAAAATAGTTGATTTTTATTAGATATATTGAACTGTTTATTGTTAAAAGTACCTCTATAAATTTTTTTATTGAAAAAATCGCACTTTTATTTGGATATTCAGAACATTCTACTTTTGATAGGCACTTCAAAAAATATTGACTCGATATAGAAAATCCGGTAATTAATTCATTCTAAAAGGAATCATATGATAAGGTGTCATATATTTGCTGAAAAGCTATATCATGACATTCAAGATATTTATACATAAAAAATAAACGGAAGCAATAAAATCTTCCGTTTATTTTTTATGTATTATTTATGGTAATGAACATGTAATAAATCTTTGGTCCGGTTCTTCAAAATACCATTATACAATTCTTTTACCATTGGGTTTTCTCCAGAACGTTTAATTTGCGCAACTTTATCCACACGATAAATACCTCTTGCTCGCATTTTACGTCCTCCACGAAGATTAAATGGCTGCCCTGCTCCAGAAATACAACCTTCTGGGCAGGCCATTACTTCTACAAAATCGTAATGGCGTTCTCCGTTGGTAATTTGTTGGATAATTGTTTCCGCATTATTTAACCCGCTTACTACAGCAATTCGGATTGGATTTCCCTCCACTTCGATTTCACATTCTTTTATCTCGTCCGCGCCACGTACACCAATAAATTCTAGTTCCCGCAATGCGACGGAACTTTTGTCATCCATCACATGACGAATCACGGCTTCTGTAACACCACCAGTAACCCCAAAGATAGCACCACCACCAGAATACAAGGAAAACGGCATATCCGAAGCTTCTGGTTCCTGGTCGTTAAATTTAATACCAGTTTCTTTAATCATCTGGCATAATTCAGAAGTAGTTAAAACTAGGTCAATATCCGGCACACCTTCCCGAACAAATTCTTCCCGTGCGGCTTCTGCTTTTTTTGCGGTACATGGCATAATAGCAATCATAAAGGTCTGACGGTCATCCATTTCGTCCTGTTCCCGATAGTATTCTTTAATTACCGCCCCAAACATCTGCATTGGAGATTTACAGGAGGATACATATTGCATTAACTCTGGATGTTTGGTTTCCATATAACGTACCCATGCTGGACAGCAGGATGTGAACAATGGGAATTCTTTTGTCTGCCCCTTTTTGATTCGTTTTACAAATTCCGCCGCTTCCTCTGTAACCGTTAGGTCAGCGGAAAGATTGGTATCATAGATATGGTCAAATCCCATTTTCCTCAAGCTAGCCGCGATTTTACCCATTACGTTTTCTCCAGCAGGCAGACCGAACTCTTCCCCCAATGCAACACGGACAGCTGGAGCGATTTGGACGACAACTCGTTTAGTTGGGTCATAAATTGCGTCCCATGCCCGGTCAATTTCGTTTTTAATGGTAATTGCCCCTGTTGGACAGACAGCCGCACATTGGCCACAGTTGACACAGTCTGTTTCCGCAATACTCCGTTCAAACGCAGGGCTGACAATCATATTGGAACCACGGTATGCAAAATCAATTGCCCCAACGTTTTGTACCTCATTACACATACGTACACAGTCACCACAAAGGATACATTTTCCAGGATCACGTACAATCGCTTTCGAAGAAGTATCCATCGGTTTTTTGACGGTGGTATTTGCAAAGCGTACAGATTTAATGCCGAAACGGTATGCTAAATCCTGCAATTTACATTTTCCACTTTTTTCACAAACCGTACAATCCCTACAGTGAGCAGATAACAACAATTCCAGAATCATCTTCCGGTATTTCTGCAATTTTGGAGTATTGGTTTGGATTACCATTTTATTTTTTGGAGGAGTGGAACAGGAAGCCATAATCCTTCCCCGTTCATCTTCCACTACACACATACGGCATGCGCCGTAAATGGACAGGTCAGAGTAATAACACAAGGTAGGCAATTCGATTCCTGCTTTCCGCACAACATCTAAAATATTTTTTTCCTGGTCGAATTCCACATGGATTCCATCTACAATCATATAATTTGGCATTGTTCTTATTCCTCCCGAATGGCATTGAATTTACAGCCTTCTTTACAGCTGCCACATTTGATACATTTGCTTGTATCAATAACAAAAGGCTTTTTGATTTCTCCGCTGATTGCGCCAACTGGACAGACCCTTGCGCATTTACTACAACCTTTACATTTTTCTGGGTCAATAACGTAGTTTAACAGTGCTTTACATTCCCCAGCTGGACATTTTTTATCCACTACATGGGCGATATACTCTTCACGGAAATATTTTAAAGTACTAATGACAGGATAAGCAGCTGTTTTACCTAATCCACACAATGCGGTTTCGGAAATCATCTGAGATAATTCTTCTAACATAGTGATATGCTCCATGGTACCACGTCCAGCAACAATATCTTCTAACAGTTCCAACATACGCTTTGTCCCTTCACGGCATGGAACACACTTTCCACAAGACTCATTTTGGGTAAATTTCATAAAGAAGCGGGCAACTTCTACCATGCAGCTTTTGTCGTTCATAACAACCATTCCGCCGCTTCCGATCATAGCACCAACTTTTTTTAAGGAGTCATAATCCAAATGCAAATCCAGATGGTTATGGTTTAAGCATAAGCATCCGCCAGAAGGACCACCAATTTGTACTGCCTTGAATTCTCCGCCTTTTACACCGCCGCCAATGTCAAAAATAACTTCACGTAAAGTAGTTCCCATTGGCACTTCGATTAATCCGGTATTGTTTACGTTTCCAGTTAAAGCAAATGCTTTTGTACCATGGTTATTTTCTGGACCAATTGTTTTAAACCAATCTGCCCCTTTTAAAATGATAGAAGGAACATTGGCAAATGTTTCTACATTGTTCAATACAGTTGGCTTTCCAAATAAGCCCTGTTCTACAGTACGAGGAGGTTTTACACGTGGCATGCCACGGTTCCCTTCAATGGAGGCAGTAAGTGCGCTACCTTCTCCACAAACGAATGCGCCTGCACCCTGGTTAACATGTAAATCAAAATCAAAACCAGAATCCAGAATATTTTTTCCCAGCATCCCTTTTTCCTTCGCTTTTGCAATAGCAGTATTCAACCGTTTTACTGCCAGTGGGTATTCCGCACGCACATAAATATAGCCATGATGTGCTTTTGTAGCGATTCCGGCAATAATCATTCCTTCAATGACACGATGAGGGTCCCCTTCCATAATGCTCCGGTCCATAAATGCACCCGGGTCACCTTCATCCCCATTACAGACAATATATTTTTCCTCTTGTGGTTGAGCCAGTACCTGTGCCCATTTCACACCAGTGGGGAAGCCTCCGCCTCCGCGGCCACGCAGATTACTCTCAGAAATTTCATCAACAATTTGCTGGCTGTCCATTTCAAATAAAGCTTTTGCCATAGCGCTATAACCGCCAACAGCAATATATTCCTTAATGGATTCTGCGTTGATATG
This is a stretch of genomic DNA from Clostridium facile. It encodes these proteins:
- a CDS encoding [FeFe] hydrogenase, group A — its product is MPNYMIVDGIHVEFDQEKNILDVVRKAGIELPTLCYYSDLSIYGACRMCVVEDERGRIMASCSTPPKNKMVIQTNTPKLQKYRKMILELLLSAHCRDCTVCEKSGKCKLQDLAYRFGIKSVRFANTTVKKPMDTSSKAIVRDPGKCILCGDCVRMCNEVQNVGAIDFAYRGSNMIVSPAFERSIAETDCVNCGQCAAVCPTGAITIKNEIDRAWDAIYDPTKRVVVQIAPAVRVALGEEFGLPAGENVMGKIAASLRKMGFDHIYDTNLSADLTVTEEAAEFVKRIKKGQTKEFPLFTSCCPAWVRYMETKHPELMQYVSSCKSPMQMFGAVIKEYYREQDEMDDRQTFMIAIMPCTAKKAEAAREEFVREGVPDIDLVLTTSELCQMIKETGIKFNDQEPEASDMPFSLYSGGGAIFGVTGGVTEAVIRHVMDDKSSVALRELEFIGVRGADEIKECEIEVEGNPIRIAVVSGLNNAETIIQQITNGERHYDFVEVMACPEGCISGAGQPFNLRGGRKMRARGIYRVDKVAQIKRSGENPMVKELYNGILKNRTKDLLHVHYHK
- a CDS encoding family 78 glycoside hydrolase catalytic domain, with product MKLKRLLSVVLSATMAVSVIGTVLPAFALEDDGLEVSAFQTSSRYDLGIDADNVRIGWEIDAENRGMVQSEYHVIVKDSKDTIVWDSGWVTSDQQTGIRPQGLKPETVYTYQVNIKDQSGTESSWSDPKTIETAPAKVDGQWIASDSLLRKTFELDQPLENIDRARSYIGSTSYMELRMNGNKVGDMVLAPKKPVADLECYYNTYDILPYLQDGKNTIGVMVSGVNSLGDRAAGMIKIYYKDGTTQTISTDTNWRASAKSEITRENLSTGEDVNANLRDSWDTNDYVEDETWSNALPAGPTIVDGQLRIPSNSGIYYSKQSFSGDYTIHATVTPRQNAYGLVFGHGNPNPGMWQFNVEGAGVLRAHHPGQWTTVDTIPCDDIKKDVPIDVAVTIQGTTVTTSVNGNTIHTTTVGEGETTGPIGMRAALNESFDLDKMWVEQNGEVIFEDNFDTVDYEKWNFPSSPDLVPSISGTKVIDEIKPISVHESTSVDKTRPYAEDGALVLPTNCGTFYSNQSFSGDYTVEVAAKTNSVFGFLFGSGNPNPCMWQIKPDNNGALYLHRPGDWTDIKGIFGTPGVDPINDWVHMKIEVKGNHVATYIGDILVDEVDLPEGSTTGPLGFRTTIDESSTVDYVRVTQNGQVVSEDNFDKIDSSKWAGFIEPTTNYVLDYGKNMQGYVKVDTTGPKGSTISVKYAELLNEDGSINGTSTFHHPYCSYTLSGGEDSFEPRFFYTGFRYVAVEGVQGEFDPNDFTACFVSDDVTQTGYFDSSNDRLDQVFDMYYQSQRSNMMSNYTDCPQREKNGWTGDASVIKESAAIMLDDYTTAEAFMKTMYLDITEEGQPFTVVPWISTDIATNAGFDITWTSAYFVFPYQTYMQTGDPYYLEMAYEPLTRVFDYYKSLDKDGDYIVTDNVYGDWLGYDNQEGKIDRGFLTAPYFYYCGCLLAEMADVIGEDHTELDAYLDNVYQALQNTYNKETYFSTETQTANAMALDFEIVPPENKEAVVQTLVNAVTNANTTIKTGVLGTKSIYSALGEANQHKTLLDMTITPEKCSFGYMIDNGATTLWEYWDKFGETFNSNLTPNDVGAYDSQNHAMMGGGPATWMFKGLGGITETEAGYEEITYRPGVESELEYVDSSIDTIRGLAESNWDIVDGDLIWDVTVPANSTATIKIPMKDAKTITESGNDIFQKDGNGITYVGQEENGDYVYTVGSGSYHFVASEQESIVETDKDILNKIIAYAENAADSDEFDNVITDVQESFQAALNAAKEVAGNDAATQEEVDAAWQTLLNEIHKLGFVKGDITSLEDLVVLAESYDMDDYVEAGQAEFLEALKAAQDLLMDKDNAMAEEIETAESNLLNAMLNLRYKADKSILEKVIAEANEVNSNAYTVESYAVLEAAVAEANAVMANEDATQEEVNAAVTSVQEAIKGLVAVEKPSIETSDDNKADSTQTGQESTTTKANAAKTGDVVPIAGAAAMAVVAGAVLLISRKKK
- the nuoF gene encoding NADH-quinone oxidoreductase subunit NuoF produces the protein MRINTYNDLVQMRKEYKASLDSQYKQILICAGTGCVAGGSLDIYARMQELLNEKGLHTSLVLEKEPHEHGSVGIKKSGCHGFCEMGPLLRIEPQGYLYIKVKVEDCEEIIEKSILHDEVVERLIYKDAEHSYSKQEEIPFYKKQTRIALEHCGHINAESIKEYIAVGGYSAMAKALFEMDSQQIVDEISESNLRGRGGGGFPTGVKWAQVLAQPQEEKYIVCNGDEGDPGAFMDRSIMEGDPHRVIEGMIIAGIATKAHHGYIYVRAEYPLAVKRLNTAIAKAKEKGMLGKNILDSGFDFDLHVNQGAGAFVCGEGSALTASIEGNRGMPRVKPPRTVEQGLFGKPTVLNNVETFANVPSIILKGADWFKTIGPENNHGTKAFALTGNVNNTGLIEVPMGTTLREVIFDIGGGVKGGEFKAVQIGGPSGGCLCLNHNHLDLHLDYDSLKKVGAMIGSGGMVVMNDKSCMVEVARFFMKFTQNESCGKCVPCREGTKRMLELLEDIVAGRGTMEHITMLEELSQMISETALCGLGKTAAYPVISTLKYFREEYIAHVVDKKCPAGECKALLNYVIDPEKCKGCSKCARVCPVGAISGEIKKPFVIDTSKCIKCGSCKEGCKFNAIREE